From Glycine max cultivar Williams 82 chromosome 11, Glycine_max_v4.0, whole genome shotgun sequence, the proteins below share one genomic window:
- the LOC100305586 gene encoding histone H4 produces MSGRGKGGKGLGKGGAKRHRKVLRDNIQGITKPAIRRLARRGGVKRISGLIYEETRGVLKIFLENVIRDAVTYTEHARRKTVTAMDVVYALKRQGRTLYGFGG; encoded by the coding sequence aTGTCTGGTCGTGGAAAGGGTGGCAAGGGTTTGGGAAAGGGAGGTGCCAAGAGGCACAGGAAGGTTCTGCGCGATAACATTCAAGGAATCACGAAACCTGCGATTCGTAGGTTAGCGAGAAGAGGTGGCGTGAAAAGGATCAGTGGTTTGATCTACGAGGAAACCAGAGGAgttctgaagatattcttggaGAACGTGATTCGTGATGCTGTGACCTACACTGAGCACGCTAGGAGGAAGACAGTGACTGCTATGGACGTGGTTTATGCTCTTAAGAGGCAGGGAAGGACCCTCTACGGTTTTGGAGGCTGA